In Candida dubliniensis CD36 chromosome 6, complete sequence, the following are encoded in one genomic region:
- a CDS encoding iron transport multicopper oxidase precursor, putative (Similar to C. albicans FET3;~Similar to S. cerevisiae FET3;~In C. albicans: multicopper oxidase; required for growth under low-iron conditions;~In S. cerevisiae: ferro-O2-oxidoreductase required for high-affinity iron uptake and involved in mediating resistance to copper ion toxicity, belongs to class of integral membrane multicopper oxidases), with translation MRAILSSFVIVITFLSSLISAETHTWYFKTGWVDANPDGVFPRKMIGFNGSWPLPTLRAKKGDRIQLYLINGFDNLNTTLHFHGLFVHGANQMDGPEMVTQCPIPPGETYLYNFTVEDQVGTYWYHSHTGGQYGDGMRGVFIIEDDDFPYDYDEEVVLTLSDHYHKYSGDIMPSFLTRFNPTGAEPIPQNFLFNETRNVTWKVEPGKTYLVRILNVGGFVSQYLWMEDHEFTVVEIDGVYVEKNTTDLLYITVAQRYGVLITTKNSTDKNYAFMQRVDDTMLDSVPADLQVNGTNYIVYNEDAPLPDEYDIDSIDDPLDDFYLKPLSKQKLMDDADYTITVDVQMDVLNDGVNYAFFNNISYRAPKVPTLLTVLSAGDAATNELIYGSNTNSFVLQGGDVVDIVLNNFDTGKHPFHLHGHIFQLIERHEAVDSKEDPVTFNVTDHADWPEYPMMRDTVYVKPHSYMVLRFKADNPGVWFFHCHVDWHLEQGLAIVLIEDPQAIQKNEKITDNHKRICEKVGVPWEGNAAANSNDYLNLKGENLQVKRLPTGFTTKGIVALVFSCVAAFLGLVTIAFYGMNDIAHVEEKVARDLDVDLEDENEDEEEAIIVNENSSSCESNSKPH, from the coding sequence ATGCGAGCAATTCTATCTTCATTCGTAATTGTGATTACATTTTTATCATCGTTGATATCAGCAGAAACTCATACATGGTATTTCAAAACTGGTTGGGTAGATGCAAACCCAGATGGGGTTTTTCCTCGTAAAATGATTGGGTTTAATGGTTCTTGGCCTTTGCCTACATTAAGAGCCAAAAAAGGTGATAGAATTCAATTATACTTAATTAATGgctttgataatttgaatacTACTTTACATTTTCATGGATTATTTGTTCATGGTGCTAATCAAATGGATGGTCCAGAAATGGTTACTCAATGTCCCATTCCTCCTGGTGAAACCTACTTGTACAACTTTACTGTTGAGGATCAAGTTGGAACTTATTGGTATCACAGTCATACCGGGGGTCAATATGGTGACGGTATGAGAGGTGTCTTTATTATCGAAGATGACGATTTCCCATATGACTATGACGAAGAAGTTGTTTTAACGTTGAGCGACCATTACCACAAATATTCCGGGGATATAATGCCTTCCTTTTTAACTAGATTTAATCCAACTGGTGCGGAACCTATTCCACAAaactttttgtttaatgaaACAAGAAATGTTACGTGGAAAGTTGAACCAGGAAAGACATACCTTGTTAGAATTCTTAATGTTGGGGGATTTGTTTCACAATACTTGTGGATGGAAGATCATGAATTTACTGTTGTTGAGATCGATGGTGTTTACGTCGAAAAAAACACCACTGacttattatatattactGTTGCTCAAAGATATGGGGTTTTGATTACCACAAAAAACTCCACTGACAAGAATTATGCTTTCATGCAACGCGTTGATGATACTATGCTAGATTCTGTTCCTGCTGATTTGCAAGTCAATGGAACCAATTACATTGTGTACAATGAAGATGCCCCATTACCTGACGAATATGATATCGACTCAATCGATGATCCCTTGgatgatttttatttaaaaccTTTGAGTAAACAAAAGTTGATGGATGATGCTGATTATACCATCACTGTTGATGTTCAAATGGATGTCTTGAACGATGGGGTCAATTATGCTTTTTTTAACAATATTAGTTACAGAGCACCAAAAGTCCCAACTTTGTTGACTGTTTTAAGTGCTGGTGATGCTGCCACCAACGAATTGATTTATGGTTCTAACACCAATAGTTTTGTGTTACAAGGTGgagatgttgttgatattgtattaaataattttgatactGGTAAACATCCATTCCATTTACACGGACACATTTtccaattaattgaaagGCACGAAGCTGTAGATAGCAAGGAAGATCCAGTTACCTTTAATGTTACTGATCATGCTGATTGGCCAGAGTATCCAATGATGAGAGATACTGTTTACGTTAAGCCTCATTCTTACATGGTCTTAAGATTTAAAGCTGACAACCCAGGTGTTTGGTTTTTCCACTGTCATGTTGACTGGCATTTAGAACAAGGATTGGCCATTGTTTTGATAGAAGATCCTCAGGCTATtcaaaagaatgaaaaaattactgACAACCACAAACGTATCTGCGAAAAAGTTGGTGTTCCATGGGAAGGTAATGCTGCCGCCAACAGTAATGATTACTTAAACTTGAAAGGTGAAAACCTCCAAGTAAAAAGATTGCCTACAGGATTTACCACCAAAGGAATTGTAGCACTAGTTTTTTCATGTGTTGCGGCATTCTTAGGTTTAGTCACGATTGCTTTCTATGGTATGAATGACATTGCTCATGTCGAAGAAAAAGTTGCCAGAGATTTGGATGTTGACTTggaagatgaaaatgaggatgaagaagaagcaatAATTGTGAACGAGAATTCGTCTTCTTGCGAAAGCAACTCTAAGCCACATTAA